The nucleotide sequence GTTGATGACAAAAAAAGGAGCCATTTGAAAGTCAAAAACGATGAGTCAAAATAAGAAGTTACTATCTCTCCTCTTCACCTTTTCTTTGCAGGCATTCCACAGCAAGCTAGTCCAGACAGTACGTCTCCTGTCGCGTCGGAATTGTCCTACACACCTCTGGGAGCTTGCTCTAATTCATCGAATGTGGCCGATTCGTCCAATAGCAAAATTATCAATCTGGACGAAGCGTCCCAGCAACAAAATCACAATACAACAACTAGTCACATGGCGGAGGAATGTGGTGAGGAGGAAATTCTCGAGGATCATGACGAGGTGGGTGATCTGGTGGGTGCACAGAACACAACGGGTGCTCTGAAGAAACGGAAACGACGCGTCCTGTTTTCTAAGCAACAAACATTTGAGCTGGAGCGACGGTTTAAACAACAACGATATTTATCGGCACCTGAACGAGAGCATCTCGCTAGTTTGATAAGGCTGACACCGACTCAAGTAAAAATCTGGTTCCAGAATCACAGGTACAAGACCAAGAGGGCACAGAGCGAAAAGGGTGCTCTAGACGGTTATCAGACCCATCCACCTACCACAATGCAATCCCCACGACGAGTAGCCGTTCCTGTGTTAGTTCGCGATGGTAAACCCTGTCTAAATGGATCCAAACATCAAGACCCCACCTCCCATCCCAACCCCCACATGGTGCTACCCCATGCAGGTTATCAGCATCACACCCTCATCCCGCATGCCCAGAACCCTGGTCGAGGGGTGTGGTGGTAGAAGCCTAGGTCTGGACCTAGGACATCGCCCATCAACTCCACTTCGCAGGATCCACAACTTAGGGAAGTAGATTAACTGCATTCAATTTTACTGCTATATCTACTTAATTGTAAATATGTGCCCCCTATTCAGACTTGCATCAAAATTCAATCCTAGTACGAATTTTAGCCTAATTTTCCTCTACActgataattttgtttgaaaatagaTGTTCCAACTTTCGATCTAAAAAAGAACTGGATTTTTGCGATAGAAAACCTAGATTAAATGCTATTTAAATTCCGAAACGAAATTAAATCATCAACTAATGTCATAATTAATTTAGCGTTAAacgttaaaatttaatttgcaaagACATAAATTTTACAGTTTATGTGCCAATTTAACAGTTTTTTATGATATCTAGAGTTTACTGACATCTACTTTTCTCCTAATTTCTGGAATTATTATTGACAAAATAATCCTCTGTTAATATGTAAAATCGAATagcaatcgattgaaattatgGAAGAATTTTTACCCCTATTGAGTGACTGTTGAGAGTAAAAATGTGAAAGTACTCGTAAAGCACAATCCATAatatcaagaagaaaaacatatttcccAAATAAATGTTTGCGTGTATTTGTGAATCCACCCtctaaatttatgaatttccgCTCATCAATAATACCACTTTTCCGGTACTTTCGAGAACCAGCACACTCACTTTTGGACAATTCACTTTCATTTTCTGCATTGCTCCGAGAGACCATTTGTGGAATGGGTGAATAAAATTGAGCAATGTAGGGATTGTGTTCTAATTCAAGATAATTTATTAGTGGTAGAAGGGAAGGATATTTCACAAATCTCTTTACCAATTTAACTCTTCAGTGAAttgcaaattgaattttaaaacagatgttttatttttaattcagcAATAGTAAATTTTcacatcctgaaaaaatccaaaaaatcatTCCTTAGCATCTAATATACAATATTACgaatattaagaaaaagaattgtaaatgaattgaaaataagttaaaataaattgtttattgTATTAGATCCTACAGTTAGAAATATTTAATGTGAATAGATAATGTGAGAagacagaaaataaagaaaacaaaaaaataattatttattgcgATTTATTATATGAATTTAGAGCAAATATAAacgtgaaaattaatttgatagTTTCATTCTCTCTGGTTTGATGTTTGATTTTTGCACTTGCGCGTTTACTTAATTGTTCTTATCACTTGTAGGAAAAGTCTTATCGCCAATTTTAATCAATATTATCTGTTTTAGAACAAATAATTACATCTATTCTATCGCAATATTTGCCACATGTTTATTCTTTCTTATTTGTTTCATGATTTCTTTTAATATCCAGGAAAATCACATCAGTATTTCATCATTGAAATGGAATTTATAGTTTACGAAAACAATCATGAATATTGGCTCTCGCATCACTTTCTGGGCCAATTCAATTGAGTGTTGGCAGAAAAATCTTCTGCTT is from Phlebotomus papatasi isolate M1 chromosome 1, Ppap_2.1, whole genome shotgun sequence and encodes:
- the LOC129801995 gene encoding homeobox protein vnd isoform X1; protein product: MCSNNIGHTGYATGYDDYYDYYSHIIPPTEYVPNHDPCNMEILDSMKNRPSFQISDILGLQPKDGITDSNGNQSSHHTSSLPPHPHHNGLLDPVPGTFIPPSANGTIFGESGHSHYQNMFHAATRSWATPLDSNNDQYGIPQQASPDSTSPVASELSYTPLGACSNSSNVADSSNSKIINLDEASQQQNHNTTTSHMAEECGEEEILEDHDEVGDLVGAQNTTGALKKRKRRVLFSKQQTFELERRFKQQRYLSAPEREHLASLIRLTPTQVKIWFQNHRYKTKRAQSEKGALDGYQTHPPTTMQSPRRVAVPVLVRDGKPCLNGSKHQDPTSHPNPHMVLPHAGYQHHTLIPHAQNPGRGVWW
- the LOC129801995 gene encoding homeobox protein vnd isoform X2 gives rise to the protein MAPSASFLTWSPIFLPPWGPTFLPAAFYPGALRSALPGILDSMKNRPSFQISDILGLQPKDGITDSNGNQSSHHTSSLPPHPHHNGLLDPVPGTFIPPSANGTIFGESGHSHYQNMFHAATRSWATPLDSNNDQYGIPQQASPDSTSPVASELSYTPLGACSNSSNVADSSNSKIINLDEASQQQNHNTTTSHMAEECGEEEILEDHDEVGDLVGAQNTTGALKKRKRRVLFSKQQTFELERRFKQQRYLSAPEREHLASLIRLTPTQVKIWFQNHRYKTKRAQSEKGALDGYQTHPPTTMQSPRRVAVPVLVRDGKPCLNGSKHQDPTSHPNPHMVLPHAGYQHHTLIPHAQNPGRGVWW
- the LOC129801995 gene encoding homeobox protein vnd isoform X3 is translated as MCSNNIGHTGYATGYDDYYDYYSHIIPPTEYVPNHDPCNMDMKNRPSFQISDILGLQPKDGITDSNGNQSSHHTSSLPPHPHHNGLLDPVPGTFIPPSANGTIFGESGHSHYQNMFHAATRSWATPLDSNNDQYGIPQQASPDSTSPVASELSYTPLGACSNSSNVADSSNSKIINLDEASQQQNHNTTTSHMAEECGEEEILEDHDEVGDLVGAQNTTGALKKRKRRVLFSKQQTFELERRFKQQRYLSAPEREHLASLIRLTPTQVKIWFQNHRYKTKRAQSEKGALDGYQTHPPTTMQSPRRVAVPVLVRDGKPCLNGSKHQDPTSHPNPHMVLPHAGYQHHTLIPHAQNPGRGVWW